A single genomic interval of Burkholderia sp. HI2500 harbors:
- a CDS encoding serine/threonine protein kinase: protein MKDAGSRDNEHDTATRGDASEFTVRPLPLGHRLGELQLDEVLGIGGFGIVYRAFDRTLRRAVAIKEYMPSMLATRGGDYTVSLRSERFAQAFDAGRGAFLNEARLLAQFDHPGLVKVLHFWESHGTAYMVMPFYEGRTLKQLLDGGMRISETQLRNIVGALLGALDTLHRAQCFHRDVALDNVLIRPNGSAILLDFGAARKRIGDLVDDGAMMIKPGYAPIEQYTDDPAFSQGPWTDLYALGAVMHAMITGELPPAAVVRSIKDTYRPLASRELPAGEVYSPAFLAAVDHALQLRIPDRPESVAAFAAELGLRDVGTGGGYGAAVVPPVGDAGRSGEGKGEASAASGTASAVGAASIGAGGTASGNAAADGRASTAGGADHVSTPTHTASAAPGVSGAKPAADMRSTSQTVAQGAAVAAAGSLAASAASHASQSPAKPVEKPVESETANGNVERAQEASAARTDTHDAAGTRSPTTDTGVGPRGAAGSGNANASATAGTAGSSAPHPAASASASSSNGASGPTGAQRGHAPPGSRNRRVPVYVGSALVALIAVGLAATYLSRPARVADEAAPAASQPQAGTSPPASTPGATLAQQGPTPTVVPPSSLPAGSSAQVPPPPVVAAPASAPAVEAATPAPQVATTVTNPAPSPSGSSSGIAPAGSLDSSERVVNVPPSEAAATPATAPTPAPKAPSEAETAVAAVTAPTAESQPRPPKAQETVQVRFNVRPWGDIYVNGARRGASPPLRSVSLTPGVYVIEIRNGSLPPLHRTVAIDFGSKPVNIDYAFE, encoded by the coding sequence ATGAAGGACGCTGGATCGAGAGACAACGAGCACGACACGGCGACACGCGGCGACGCATCCGAATTCACGGTGCGGCCGCTGCCGCTCGGCCATCGTCTGGGCGAACTGCAGCTCGACGAGGTGCTGGGCATCGGCGGCTTCGGGATCGTCTATCGCGCATTCGACCGCACGTTGCGGCGCGCGGTCGCGATCAAGGAATACATGCCGTCGATGCTGGCCACGCGCGGCGGCGACTACACGGTGTCGCTACGCTCCGAGCGGTTCGCGCAGGCCTTCGACGCCGGCCGCGGCGCGTTCCTCAACGAAGCGCGCCTGCTCGCGCAATTCGACCATCCGGGGCTCGTCAAGGTCCTGCATTTCTGGGAAAGCCACGGCACCGCGTACATGGTGATGCCGTTCTACGAAGGGCGCACGCTCAAGCAGCTGCTCGACGGCGGGATGCGGATCAGCGAGACGCAGTTGCGCAATATCGTCGGCGCGCTGCTCGGCGCGCTCGACACGCTGCATCGCGCGCAGTGCTTCCATCGCGACGTCGCGCTCGACAACGTGCTGATCCGCCCGAACGGCAGCGCGATCCTGCTCGACTTCGGCGCGGCGCGCAAACGGATCGGCGACCTGGTCGACGACGGCGCGATGATGATCAAGCCCGGCTACGCGCCGATCGAGCAGTACACCGACGATCCCGCGTTCAGCCAGGGGCCGTGGACCGACCTCTATGCGCTCGGCGCGGTGATGCACGCGATGATCACCGGCGAGCTGCCGCCCGCGGCCGTCGTGCGCAGCATCAAGGACACGTACCGGCCGCTCGCGTCGCGCGAACTGCCCGCCGGCGAGGTGTACAGCCCGGCCTTTCTCGCGGCGGTCGATCATGCGCTGCAGTTGCGGATTCCGGATCGGCCGGAATCGGTCGCGGCGTTCGCGGCGGAGCTCGGGTTGCGGGACGTCGGGACGGGTGGCGGATATGGCGCGGCGGTCGTGCCGCCGGTGGGTGATGCAGGCAGGAGCGGGGAAGGGAAGGGGGAGGCTTCGGCTGCGTCCGGTACGGCGTCGGCTGTTGGCGCGGCTTCGATCGGCGCGGGCGGGACCGCTTCGGGCAACGCTGCGGCGGATGGGCGGGCGTCGACAGCCGGCGGTGCAGATCATGTGTCTACACCCACGCACACGGCATCCGCAGCGCCTGGCGTGTCCGGCGCCAAGCCGGCGGCCGATATGCGTTCGACGTCCCAAACCGTCGCGCAAGGCGCCGCCGTTGCGGCTGCGGGCTCGCTGGCAGCGTCTGCTGCATCGCATGCGTCTCAATCGCCTGCGAAACCGGTTGAAAAGCCGGTCGAATCCGAAACGGCGAACGGAAACGTCGAACGCGCGCAAGAAGCGTCTGCTGCGCGAACTGACACACACGACGCAGCCGGTACGCGATCCCCAACGACCGACACCGGCGTCGGTCCACGTGGTGCGGCGGGTTCCGGGAATGCGAACGCATCCGCGACTGCCGGCACCGCTGGTTCGAGCGCACCGCATCCCGCCGCATCGGCGTCGGCCTCGTCATCGAATGGCGCATCCGGGCCGACCGGCGCCCAACGCGGCCACGCTCCGCCGGGATCGCGCAACCGCCGGGTGCCGGTCTACGTCGGCAGCGCACTCGTTGCGTTGATCGCCGTCGGCCTCGCGGCGACTTATCTGTCGCGTCCCGCCCGCGTCGCCGACGAGGCCGCGCCGGCCGCCAGCCAGCCGCAGGCCGGCACGTCACCGCCCGCGAGCACGCCGGGCGCCACGCTGGCCCAGCAAGGGCCGACACCGACCGTCGTGCCGCCGTCGAGCCTCCCGGCCGGATCGTCCGCGCAGGTTCCACCGCCCCCCGTCGTCGCCGCACCGGCCAGCGCGCCTGCCGTCGAAGCCGCCACGCCCGCGCCGCAGGTTGCGACCACCGTCACGAACCCGGCCCCGTCGCCGTCGGGCTCCAGCTCGGGCATCGCGCCCGCCGGCAGCCTCGATTCGTCGGAACGCGTCGTCAACGTGCCGCCGTCGGAAGCGGCCGCCACACCGGCGACCGCGCCGACACCCGCACCGAAGGCGCCGTCGGAGGCCGAGACTGCTGTCGCCGCCGTCACCGCGCCAACGGCCGAGTCGCAGCCGCGTCCGCCGAAGGCGCAGGAAACCGTGCAGGTGCGTTTCAACGTGCGGCCCTGGGGCGACATCTACGTGAACGGCGCGCGGCGCGGTGCGAGCCCGCCGCTGCGCTCCGTATCGCTGACGCCGGGCGTCTACGTGATCGAGATCCGCAACGGCTCGCTGCCGCCGTTGCACCGCACCGTGGCGATCGACTTCGGCAGCAAACCGGTCAACATCGACTATGCATTCGAATGA
- the tagF gene encoding type VI secretion system-associated protein TagF: MPAEAMSPTPPFTRTDGDAPAWYGKIPGAGDFVNSRLPHALALWWERWLQQGMAAMRQRGADEIERHYTVAPVWNFLIPAGAGASCVQPGCLAPSCDRVGRYYPVIVTLPMLAADYWNGLPDAADTFYWQVGQALLDTIRHARAPGDLELMLARVRLTQRDDTYADIVDGMPAPPPERPAPAAWPGLSGYFDPHGGTSFWWTNRADGSPLRTHAHTGTPDNALFLTLFGGS, from the coding sequence ATGCCCGCCGAAGCCATGAGCCCGACACCGCCGTTCACGCGTACCGACGGCGATGCGCCGGCCTGGTACGGGAAGATCCCCGGCGCCGGCGACTTCGTGAACAGCCGGCTGCCGCATGCGCTCGCGCTGTGGTGGGAGCGCTGGCTCCAGCAGGGCATGGCCGCGATGCGCCAGCGCGGCGCGGACGAGATCGAGCGCCACTACACGGTCGCGCCGGTCTGGAATTTCCTGATTCCGGCGGGCGCGGGCGCGTCGTGCGTGCAGCCGGGCTGCCTCGCGCCGAGCTGCGACCGGGTGGGGCGCTACTACCCGGTGATCGTCACGCTGCCGATGCTCGCCGCCGATTACTGGAACGGGCTGCCGGATGCCGCCGACACGTTCTACTGGCAGGTCGGCCAGGCGCTGCTCGACACGATCCGCCATGCCCGCGCGCCCGGCGATCTCGAGCTGATGCTGGCGCGTGTGCGGCTCACGCAGCGCGACGACACGTACGCCGACATCGTCGACGGCATGCCGGCGCCGCCGCCGGAACGGCCGGCCCCGGCCGCGTGGCCCGGGCTGTCCGGTTACTTCGATCCGCACGGCGGCACGAGTTTCTGGTGGACCAACCGCGCGGACGGATCGCCGCTGCGCACGCATGCGCATACGGGCACGCCCGACAACGCGCTGTTCCTGACGCTGTTCGGCGGCAGCTAG
- the tssM gene encoding type VI secretion system membrane subunit TssM — translation MNQAVARFVRPLPSREIWTFAGLVVLACFVWLAGPLFAFAEVRPLESGWARGLTIAVLFIAWGARVAWRSWRAGRLNAQLLNQLREAAPGPAVADDPAKAQLDELRSRFDEAATLLKKVRFGQADTVRKGLPRWFDRMSRQYLYQLPWYVFIGAPGSGKTTALVNSGLSFPLAEQFGRAAIRGVGGTRHCDWWFTNDAVLIDTAGRYTTHEGNRALDEAEWKGFVDLLKKYRTRQPLNGAMLTISVADLLGASEAERTQHAMVLRKRLLELRAQLGIRFPVYLLVTKADLLAGFAEYFSSYGRAECAQVWGFTFPLAQSEAPGFDLRAAFDREYRLLHQRLNDGLPELLAAQTDARQREMTYLLPQQIADLQDMLGQFVAEVFSVSSYEPMPMLRGVYLTSGTQEGTAFDRVMSGIKRFLKIEGVPPVAQVGSTGRSFFLKSLLQEHIFREAALAGSDLRWHQKRRVLQIAGYVLLALACVAVLFAWLRSYSNNRAYLDQIGARVPAVDAQIAGAKFSDAADVARLLPVLDALGNLANAGGVDLQHPPLAYRWGLFQGEKIDEAVDAVYRRALEDVLLPIAASRMEAALRDARPDETEYAYAALKAYLMLYDSAHYDPAFVQAVVDLEMERALPPDFSPAERSALRAHLAALFGNRVAVSPYPMNERLVADVRDRLRQVPFSQRLYRQMTMTLRPATAAFDFSVARAVGPDASLVFRRQSGKPLSEGVPGLYTRNGYRNVFAPRLAGEVEAYGREEVWVLNLGLSEIPGPNDAAAWARDIRQLYLNDYLKIWDDYLADIKLQRTATLAQSIQVARALSSADSPLTRLMVALARDTALGDAPGGARNLAARAQDKVDEARSSLSQIFAGQGGNSSASAAAPASAEQIVDSHFAGLRAFAPGSGDQASAFNDVLKSIDALYTYLTATDDALRSGAQPPPSDAPAKLRAQAGRLPTPFREVLDDLSNVANGSVATVEQRSVATRAGANVGDFCRQAIAGRYPFARGAARDVAPADFAQMFAPGGLMDDFFQKNLQSIVDTTSHPWRFANRNADADPPAAAMLASFEKAAVIRDVYFGGGARTAQLKVQIQPLEMDPSITEMVLDVDGQIVRYAHGPLVQSAVNWPGPRGSNQVRLQVSGQAGATDGFSTDGPWALHRLFDRAGVSAGRGSDQMIARFTVDGKPIVLQVNAGSVRNPFRLPQMESFTCPPKP, via the coding sequence ATGAACCAGGCTGTCGCGCGTTTCGTCCGGCCGTTGCCGTCGCGGGAGATCTGGACCTTCGCCGGTCTCGTCGTGCTCGCGTGCTTCGTATGGCTCGCGGGGCCGCTGTTCGCGTTCGCCGAGGTCCGGCCGCTCGAAAGCGGCTGGGCGCGCGGGCTCACGATCGCGGTGCTGTTCATCGCGTGGGGCGCACGCGTCGCGTGGCGCAGCTGGCGCGCCGGCCGCCTCAACGCGCAGTTGCTGAACCAGCTGCGCGAGGCCGCGCCCGGGCCGGCTGTCGCCGACGATCCGGCGAAAGCGCAGCTCGACGAGTTGCGCAGCCGCTTCGACGAAGCCGCGACGCTGCTGAAGAAGGTGCGCTTCGGGCAGGCCGACACCGTGCGCAAGGGCTTGCCGCGCTGGTTCGACCGGATGTCGCGCCAGTATCTGTATCAGCTGCCGTGGTACGTGTTCATCGGCGCGCCGGGCTCGGGCAAGACCACCGCGCTCGTGAATTCCGGGCTCAGCTTTCCGCTTGCCGAGCAGTTCGGCCGCGCGGCGATCCGCGGCGTGGGCGGCACGCGGCATTGCGACTGGTGGTTCACGAACGACGCGGTGCTGATCGACACGGCCGGCCGCTATACGACGCACGAGGGCAACCGCGCGCTCGACGAGGCCGAATGGAAAGGCTTCGTCGACCTGCTGAAGAAATACCGCACACGCCAGCCGCTGAACGGCGCGATGCTGACGATCAGCGTGGCCGACCTGCTCGGCGCGTCGGAGGCCGAACGCACGCAGCACGCGATGGTGCTGCGCAAGCGGCTGCTCGAACTGCGCGCGCAGCTCGGCATCCGCTTTCCCGTGTACCTGCTCGTGACGAAGGCCGACCTGCTCGCGGGCTTCGCCGAGTATTTCAGCAGCTATGGCCGCGCGGAATGCGCGCAGGTGTGGGGCTTCACGTTCCCGCTCGCGCAGAGCGAGGCGCCGGGCTTCGACCTGCGCGCGGCATTCGACCGCGAATACCGGCTGCTGCACCAGCGGCTGAACGACGGGCTGCCCGAGCTGCTCGCCGCGCAGACCGACGCGCGCCAGCGCGAGATGACGTACCTGCTCCCGCAGCAGATCGCCGACCTGCAGGACATGCTCGGCCAGTTCGTCGCCGAGGTGTTTTCCGTGTCGAGCTACGAGCCGATGCCGATGCTGCGCGGCGTCTACCTGACGAGCGGCACGCAGGAGGGCACCGCGTTCGATCGCGTGATGAGCGGCATCAAGCGCTTCCTGAAGATCGAGGGCGTGCCGCCGGTCGCGCAGGTCGGTTCGACCGGGCGCAGCTTCTTCCTGAAGTCGCTGCTGCAGGAGCACATCTTCCGCGAAGCCGCGCTCGCCGGCAGCGACCTGCGCTGGCACCAGAAGCGGCGCGTGCTGCAGATCGCCGGCTACGTACTGCTCGCGCTGGCGTGCGTGGCCGTGCTGTTTGCGTGGCTGCGCAGCTATTCGAACAACCGCGCGTATCTCGACCAGATCGGCGCGCGTGTGCCGGCCGTCGATGCGCAGATCGCCGGCGCGAAATTCTCCGATGCGGCCGACGTCGCGCGCCTGCTGCCCGTGCTCGACGCGCTCGGCAACCTCGCGAATGCGGGCGGCGTCGACCTGCAGCATCCGCCGCTCGCGTATCGGTGGGGGCTGTTCCAGGGCGAGAAGATCGACGAAGCCGTCGACGCCGTGTACCGGCGCGCGCTCGAAGACGTGCTGCTGCCGATCGCCGCGAGCCGGATGGAGGCCGCGCTGCGGGATGCACGGCCCGACGAGACCGAATACGCGTATGCGGCGCTGAAGGCGTACCTGATGCTGTACGACAGCGCGCACTACGATCCCGCGTTCGTGCAGGCCGTCGTCGACCTCGAGATGGAACGCGCGCTGCCGCCCGATTTCTCGCCGGCCGAACGCTCCGCGCTGCGTGCGCATCTTGCCGCGCTGTTCGGCAACCGGGTCGCGGTGTCGCCGTATCCGATGAACGAGCGGCTCGTGGCCGACGTGCGCGACCGGCTGCGCCAGGTGCCGTTCTCGCAGCGGCTGTACCGGCAGATGACGATGACGCTGCGGCCGGCCACGGCCGCGTTCGACTTCAGCGTCGCGCGGGCGGTCGGCCCCGACGCATCGCTGGTGTTCCGCCGGCAGAGCGGCAAGCCGCTGTCGGAAGGCGTGCCGGGGCTCTACACGCGCAACGGCTATCGCAACGTGTTCGCGCCTCGCCTGGCCGGCGAGGTCGAAGCGTACGGGCGCGAGGAGGTGTGGGTGCTGAACCTCGGGCTGTCCGAGATTCCCGGCCCGAACGACGCGGCGGCGTGGGCGCGCGATATCCGCCAGCTCTACCTGAACGACTACCTGAAGATCTGGGACGACTATCTCGCCGACATCAAGCTGCAGCGCACCGCGACGCTCGCACAGAGCATCCAGGTGGCGCGCGCGCTGTCGTCCGCCGATTCGCCGCTCACGCGACTGATGGTGGCGCTCGCACGGGACACCGCGCTCGGCGACGCACCGGGCGGGGCGCGCAATCTCGCGGCGCGCGCGCAGGACAAGGTCGACGAGGCGCGCAGCTCGCTGTCGCAGATCTTCGCGGGCCAGGGCGGCAATTCGAGTGCGTCCGCGGCGGCGCCCGCGAGCGCCGAGCAGATCGTCGACAGCCACTTCGCCGGGCTGCGTGCGTTCGCGCCGGGCAGCGGCGACCAGGCGTCGGCATTCAACGACGTGCTGAAGTCGATCGACGCGCTGTACACGTACCTGACGGCCACCGACGACGCGCTGAGGAGCGGCGCGCAGCCGCCGCCGTCCGATGCGCCCGCGAAGCTGCGCGCGCAAGCCGGCCGCCTGCCGACACCGTTCCGCGAAGTGCTCGACGACCTGTCGAACGTCGCGAACGGCAGCGTGGCGACCGTCGAGCAGCGCAGCGTCGCGACGCGGGCCGGCGCGAACGTCGGCGACTTCTGCCGGCAGGCGATCGCGGGCCGCTATCCGTTCGCGCGCGGCGCGGCGCGCGACGTCGCGCCGGCGGATTTCGCGCAGATGTTCGCGCCCGGCGGCCTGATGGACGACTTCTTCCAGAAGAACCTGCAGTCGATCGTCGATACGACGTCGCACCCGTGGCGCTTCGCGAACCGCAATGCGGACGCCGATCCGCCGGCCGCCGCGATGCTGGCGTCGTTCGAGAAGGCGGCGGTGATCCGCGACGTCTACTTCGGCGGCGGCGCGCGCACCGCACAGCTGAAGGTGCAGATCCAGCCGCTCGAAATGGACCCGTCGATCACGGAGATGGTGCTCGACGTCGACGGGCAGATCGTCCGCTACGCGCACGGCCCGCTCGTGCAGAGCGCGGTGAACTGGCCGGGCCCGCGCGGCAGCAACCAGGTGCGGCTGCAGGTGTCCGGGCAGGCCGGCGCGACCGACGGCTTCTCGACCGACGGGCCGTGGGCGCTGCACCGGCTGTTCGACCGCGCGGGAGTGTCCGCCGGGCGTGGCTCGGACCAGATGATTGCGCGGTTCACGGTCGACGGCAAACCGATCGTGCTGCAAGTGAATGCGGGCAGTGTCCGCAACCCGTTCAGGCTGCCCCAGATGGAGTCCTTTACATGCCCGCCGAAGCCATGA
- a CDS encoding DotU family type VI secretion system protein, with the protein MNSSSESISPGAGGFVPPNPGGMHPAAAGTAGPTATQPRPGRWAASGTNPLVAAANPLLNLVPQIRSTVHHPNPAWLREHLVVEIRQFEARAQEAGVPSEAIIGARYCLCTALDEAAALTPWGGSVWSSHSLLVSFHNETWGGEKFFHLLERLSQQPRQHLDLLELLYFCLALGFEGRYRVLDNGHAQLDALRHQLALTIRSVRGEFEPALSPHWRDVVTRDVARRFGVPLWVCVALALLIGFGVFVGLRIALAGHSDRLFASIDALHVPKLQPAQAPPRPAQAPRIAKFLEPEIAAGLVAVRDQADRSVIVLRGDGVFKSGSTSVIDRYVPVLARVADALNKVPGNVRVTGYTDDTPVHTARFASNWDLSRERAEAVRGMIAARLDHPERLAAEGRGTLDPVAPNDSPANRALNRRVEITLLPAPGSAAVGASATQGAN; encoded by the coding sequence ATGAATTCCTCCTCCGAATCGATCTCCCCCGGCGCCGGCGGATTCGTGCCGCCGAATCCGGGCGGCATGCATCCGGCCGCGGCGGGCACGGCCGGCCCGACCGCGACGCAGCCGCGCCCGGGGCGCTGGGCCGCGAGCGGCACGAACCCGCTCGTCGCCGCGGCGAATCCGTTGCTCAACCTGGTGCCGCAGATCCGCTCGACCGTCCATCACCCGAATCCCGCGTGGCTGCGCGAGCACCTGGTCGTCGAGATCCGGCAGTTCGAGGCGCGGGCGCAGGAGGCCGGCGTGCCGTCGGAAGCGATCATCGGCGCGCGCTACTGCCTGTGCACGGCGCTCGACGAGGCCGCCGCGCTGACGCCGTGGGGCGGCAGCGTGTGGTCGTCGCACAGCCTGCTCGTGTCGTTCCACAACGAGACGTGGGGCGGCGAGAAATTCTTCCACCTGCTCGAACGCCTGTCGCAGCAGCCGCGCCAGCATCTCGACCTGCTCGAGCTGCTGTATTTCTGTCTCGCGCTCGGTTTCGAGGGCCGCTATCGCGTGCTCGACAACGGCCATGCGCAGCTCGACGCGCTGCGCCACCAGCTCGCGCTGACGATCCGCTCGGTGCGCGGCGAATTCGAACCGGCGTTGTCGCCGCACTGGCGCGACGTCGTCACGCGCGACGTCGCGCGCCGCTTCGGCGTGCCGCTGTGGGTGTGCGTGGCGCTCGCGCTGCTGATCGGCTTCGGCGTGTTCGTCGGGCTGCGGATCGCGCTCGCCGGGCATTCGGATCGGCTGTTCGCGTCGATCGACGCGCTGCACGTGCCGAAGCTGCAACCCGCGCAGGCGCCGCCGCGCCCGGCGCAGGCACCGCGCATCGCGAAGTTCCTGGAACCGGAGATCGCGGCCGGCCTCGTGGCGGTGCGCGACCAGGCCGACCGCAGCGTGATCGTGCTGCGCGGCGACGGGGTGTTCAAGTCCGGCTCGACGTCGGTAATCGACCGTTACGTGCCGGTGCTCGCGCGCGTGGCCGATGCGCTGAACAAGGTGCCCGGCAACGTGCGCGTGACCGGCTATACCGACGACACGCCCGTGCATACGGCGCGCTTCGCATCGAACTGGGACCTGTCGCGCGAACGCGCGGAAGCCGTGCGCGGGATGATCGCCGCGCGGCTCGACCATCCGGAACGGCTCGCCGCGGAAGGGCGCGGCACGCTCGATCCGGTCGCGCCGAACGATTCGCCTGCGAACCGCGCACTGAACCGGCGCGTCGAGATCACGCTGCTGCCGGCGCCCGGCAGTGCCGCCGTCGGCGCGAGCGCCACGCAGGGAGCCAACTGA
- the tssK gene encoding type VI secretion system baseplate subunit TssK translates to MTEPTMSATPVAALRQRVVWTEGMFLRPQHFQQLERHWERYVALRCLPLQGFYWGFDTLELDREQLALGKVALRTASGVMRDGTPFDLSHPDDLPEPLDVPANAKDQLVVLALPLWRGGGEEVSFGAGAGGSHAANGMNSANGSADVARYVVREYEVADANAVALGPALLQTGRLNVRLMLEAELTGDWHALGVARIVERRTDARLLVDDGYIPPRLVAQHDTVLLAYARELHGLLTQRSEALAARLSEPGRGGVSEVADFLLLQLVNRYLALTWHAQQHVSTHPEALFCDWLKLACDLSTFTAAGRRPQSLAVYVHDDLRTSFAELMTELRRSLSTVLEQNAIQIELRDAGNGIRVATLADPALRDTAGFVLAVRADVPADSLRARFPAQAKLGPVERIRDLVQLQLPGITMRQLPVAPRQIPYHAGHTYFEIDKGSDLWKQLARSGGLAFHFAGEFPGLSMEFWAIRG, encoded by the coding sequence ATGACCGAACCGACGATGTCCGCGACGCCGGTCGCGGCGCTCCGCCAGCGGGTGGTGTGGACCGAGGGGATGTTCCTGCGGCCGCAGCATTTCCAGCAGCTCGAACGGCACTGGGAGCGCTACGTCGCGCTGCGCTGCCTGCCGCTGCAAGGCTTCTACTGGGGCTTCGACACGCTGGAACTCGATCGCGAGCAACTGGCGCTCGGCAAGGTCGCGCTGCGCACCGCGTCGGGCGTGATGCGCGACGGCACGCCGTTCGACCTGTCCCATCCGGACGATCTCCCCGAGCCGCTCGACGTGCCGGCCAATGCGAAGGATCAGCTCGTCGTGCTCGCGCTGCCGCTGTGGCGCGGCGGCGGCGAGGAGGTGTCGTTCGGTGCGGGTGCGGGCGGCAGCCATGCCGCGAACGGCATGAATAGCGCGAACGGCAGCGCCGACGTCGCGCGCTACGTCGTCCGCGAATACGAAGTGGCCGACGCGAACGCGGTCGCACTCGGCCCCGCGCTGCTGCAGACGGGCCGCCTGAACGTGCGGCTGATGCTCGAAGCCGAGCTGACCGGCGACTGGCACGCGCTCGGCGTCGCACGGATCGTCGAGCGGCGCACCGACGCGCGGCTGCTCGTCGACGACGGCTACATTCCGCCGCGCCTCGTCGCGCAGCACGACACCGTGCTGCTGGCGTATGCGCGCGAGCTGCACGGGCTGCTCACGCAACGCAGCGAAGCGCTCGCGGCACGGCTGTCGGAGCCCGGGCGCGGCGGCGTGTCGGAAGTCGCGGATTTCCTGCTGCTGCAGCTCGTGAACCGCTATCTCGCGCTGACCTGGCACGCGCAGCAGCACGTGTCGACGCACCCGGAGGCGCTGTTCTGCGACTGGCTGAAGCTCGCCTGCGACCTGAGCACGTTCACGGCGGCCGGCCGGCGCCCGCAGTCGCTTGCGGTCTACGTCCACGACGACCTGCGCACGAGCTTCGCGGAGCTGATGACCGAGCTGCGCCGGTCGCTGTCGACGGTACTCGAGCAGAACGCGATCCAGATCGAGCTGCGCGATGCGGGCAACGGCATCCGCGTCGCGACGCTGGCCGACCCGGCGCTGCGCGACACGGCCGGCTTCGTGCTCGCGGTGCGCGCGGACGTGCCGGCCGACAGCCTGCGTGCACGGTTTCCCGCGCAGGCGAAGCTCGGGCCGGTCGAGCGGATCCGCGATCTCGTGCAGCTGCAGCTGCCGGGCATCACGATGCGCCAGTTGCCGGTCGCGCCGCGGCAGATCCCGTATCACGCGGGCCATACGTACTTCGAGATCGACAAGGGCAGCGACCTGTGGAAGCAGCTGGCGCGCTCCGGCGGTCTCGCTTTCCATTTCGCCGGCGAATTCCCTGGGCTCTCGATGGAGTTCTGGGCGATACGCGGGTAA
- the tssJ gene encoding type VI secretion system lipoprotein TssJ yields MQWRSSSFIVWGCVMLLPGCGATEHAAAVPYAITVDVAPDVNPDMNRKPSPIVLKVFQLRAASSFDSADFFSLQDKPENVLGADLLGTDRVILRPGESRTLRYRGNVEAGAIGVVAEYRMLDKNRWRLTVPLPRAKQLNLYKFWQTSPGELKLSIAVRNGGVALNDAKGRP; encoded by the coding sequence ATGCAATGGCGGTCGAGCAGTTTCATCGTATGGGGATGCGTGATGCTGTTGCCGGGGTGCGGTGCGACGGAGCACGCCGCGGCGGTGCCGTATGCGATCACGGTTGACGTTGCGCCGGACGTCAACCCTGACATGAACCGCAAGCCTTCGCCGATCGTGCTGAAGGTGTTCCAGCTCCGCGCGGCATCGTCGTTCGACAGCGCGGATTTCTTCTCGCTGCAGGACAAGCCGGAAAACGTGCTCGGCGCGGACCTGCTCGGCACCGACCGCGTGATCCTGCGGCCGGGCGAGTCGCGCACGCTGCGCTATCGCGGCAACGTCGAGGCCGGCGCGATCGGCGTGGTCGCCGAATACCGGATGCTCGACAAGAACCGCTGGCGGCTGACGGTGCCGCTGCCGCGCGCGAAGCAGCTCAATCTCTACAAGTTCTGGCAGACGTCGCCGGGCGAGCTGAAGCTGTCGATCGCCGTCCGCAATGGCGGCGTCGCGCTGAACGATGCGAAGGGGCGCCCATGA
- a CDS encoding TssQ family T6SS-associated lipoprotein yields the protein MKGRSSLVLFLGAWLLGAGGCSTSPTQSAARATVDSARAAYDSGDYGRTIALLSHAKEIDGADTDTQVAAHKLLAFSYCVTNRITPCRAEFSKLLDLNPRFDLSPAEKGHPIWGPAFEFARRRHASSS from the coding sequence ATGAAAGGTCGTTCATCGCTCGTTCTTTTCCTCGGCGCATGGTTGCTGGGGGCCGGCGGGTGCAGTACGTCCCCGACACAGTCGGCTGCACGCGCGACGGTCGACAGCGCGCGCGCCGCATACGACAGCGGCGACTACGGGCGCACGATCGCATTGCTGAGCCATGCGAAGGAGATCGACGGCGCCGACACCGACACGCAGGTGGCCGCGCACAAGCTCCTTGCGTTCAGCTATTGCGTGACGAACCGCATCACGCCGTGCCGCGCCGAGTTCTCGAAACTTCTCGACCTCAACCCGCGCTTCGACTTGTCCCCTGCCGAGAAGGGGCATCCGATCTGGGGGCCCGCGTTCGAATTCGCGCGCCGCAGGCATGCGTCGTCATCCTGA